The Larus michahellis chromosome 32, bLarMic1.1, whole genome shotgun sequence genome has a segment encoding these proteins:
- the LOC141735396 gene encoding olfactory receptor 14C36-like yields MSNSSSITQFLLLAFADTRELQLLHFGLFLGIYLAALLANGLIITAIACDHRLHTPMYFFLLNLSLLDLGSISTTVPKPMANSLWDTRAISYAGCVAQVFLFVFFISAEYFLLTIMSYDRYVAICKPLHYGTLLGSRACVHMAAAAWGSGFLYALLHTANTFSLPLCQGNALDQFFCEIPQILKLSCSQSYLREVGLLVVSVCFGFGCFVFIVLSYVQIFRAVLRIPSEQGRHKAFSTCLPHLAVVSLLVSTAVFAYLKPPSISSPSLDLVMAVLYSVVPPVTNPLIYSMRNKDLKDAVWKLISG; encoded by the coding sequence atgtccaacagcagctccatcacccagttcctcctcctggcattcgcagacacacgggagctgcagctcttgcacttcgggctcttcctgggcatctacctggctgccctcctggccaacggcctcatcatcaccgccatcgcctgtgaccaccgcctccacacccccatgtacttcttcctcctcaacctctccctcctcgacctgggctccatctccaccactgtcccaaAACctatggccaattccctctgggacaccagggccatctcctatgcaggatgtgttgCCCAggtctttctctttgtctttttcatttcagcagagtattttcttctcaccatcatgtcctatgaccgctacgttgccatctgcaaacccctgcactacgggaccctcctgggcagcagagcttgtgtccacatggcagcagctgcctggggcagtgggtttctctatgctctcctgcacacggccaatacattttccctgcccctctgccagggcaatgccctggaccagttcttctgtgaaatcccccagatcctcaagctctcctgctcacagtcctacctcagggaagttgggcttcttgtggttagtgtctgttttggctttggttgttttgttttcatcgtgctgtcctatgtgcagatcttcagggctgtgctgaggatcccctctgagcagggacggcacaaagccttttccacgtgcctccctcacctggccgtggtctccctgcttgtcagcactgccgtgtttgcctacctgaagcccccctccatctcctcaccATCTCTGGATCTGGTGATGGCagttctgtactcggtggtgcctccagtaacgaaccccctcatctacagcatgaggaataaGGACCTCAAGGATGCGGTGTGGAAACTGATATCTGGATAG